GTCGGTCGCCGCCACCACCAGAATGCCGCCATCCATCTGCGCCGCGCCCGTGATCATGTTCTTGATGTAGTCGGCGTGGCCCGGGCAATCGACGTGCGCGTAGTGCCGCTTCGCCGTCTCATACTCGACGTGCGCCGTGGCGATCGTGATGCCGCGCGCCTTTTCTTCCGGCGCGTTGTCGATCGAATCGAACGACCGAAACTTGATGTTCGGATTGTGCTTCGACAAAACCTTGGTGATGGCCGCCGTCAACGTGGTCTTGCCGTGGTCGATGTGACCAATCGTCCCCACGTTGCAGTGCGGTTTAGTCCGATCAAATTTTTCTTTCGCCATTTTCCTTCGTGCTCCTCATAGCTCCGGAATCTCAGGCTCTTCCTGATAATGAACCGTCGCAGCAGCAATATATTCCCACTTCAGAAGTTCGGTCGGTGCCGGTTCAACCTCCGCCGGCTGAATCCAAACGCCGATGGTATCCTGACTCACGACTCTCGCTTCAAAGAACTTTTTATCCGCGAAGAATTCGATGCCCTTGAGTTCTCGTCGGCCTCGCCAACTCAACCGAAAAAGGACGTACTTTTTGCGCAAATCCATCTCAGGTGCGATTCACAATACGATCGCTCCTGCCTACTCCCGCAAAAACGACAGTCTTCAGATTTTCCAACTGCGTTAGAATGCCCGACTCCAAGACATCGTCAGCCATTTCAAAGCTGACCGGAACACCGTAAATCCGCTCAGGAGCCTCAATGCGAAGCAGCCAACGCAAGCGCGAGCCCTGCCATAGAACGGCAACGAGCTTATACTGAGTACCGAGAACTTCAAGAATTTCTTCCGCTAGGCGTCCAAGAGCTTTACCTTTGTTCTTCGTGCGCTCCTGCCCAAGCGTCCCAGCCAGCACGCCCCGTGCATATTCCTTTTCGGCGACCCCAAAGCGCCTGACCCACTTCTTTTGCTCATCGGTGAGCTCTGGCAGCTCTGAATCACTCGCACTCAGCGCCTGCTTCCACTCTTCAGCAGAACTACTTAAATCCGAAACGAAAATCTTGAAACCTTCTGTCGACATACAGCTCACCTACTTCGCAGTGCCCTGCACCTTGGCGATGATTTCCTCCGCTACCGACCGCGGAGCCTCCTCATAGCGGGCAAAGTGCATCGAGTATTCGGCGCGGCCCTGCGTTGACGAACGCATGTGAGTGGCATAACCGAACATTTCCGCCAAAGGAACGATCGCCTTAATCACCTGCGAACCGGCGCGATGTTCCATGCCTTCGATGCGTCCGCGGCGCGAACTCAGGTCGCCCATGATCACGCCCGCATAATCTTCCGGAGTGACCACTTCGACCGCCATCACCGGCTCGAGCAACACCGGCGAAGCCTTGCGCGCCGCTTCTTTGAACGCCATCGATCCGGCAATCTTGAACGCCATTTCGTTCGAATCGACATCGTGATAGCTGCCGTCGTATAGCGTCGCCTTCACATCGACCATGGGATAGCCCGCGAGAATGCCGCCTTCGAGTGCCTCGCGAATGCCCTGATCGATCGGCTTAATAAATTCC
This genomic stretch from Candidatus Sulfotelmatobacter sp. harbors:
- a CDS encoding GTP-binding protein — protein: MAKEKFDRTKPHCNVGTIGHIDHGKTTLTAAITKVLSKHNPNIKFRSFDSIDNAPEEKARGITIATAHVEYETAKRHYAHVDCPGHADYIKNMITGAAQMDGGILVVAATD